Proteins from one Staphylococcus saprophyticus subsp. saprophyticus ATCC 15305 = NCTC 7292 genomic window:
- a CDS encoding DUF6038 family protein, with protein MNFENYKYFTGKDLMKECNLSEKMFKNSMDKLERVYKLDITRYKSNPSATNSGYSFNLFELELFKILLNNIEDFPVPTSAKKFDDIDLREEALKKNNSQFISYITNISDSIDNIKNDALKAQIYASENYSFTLEWLSAQSKCNDALSSFFNYTNSLDLDKSSKLYRKLAHRIDELLFETLMEDNMTFDNDFNFKQLYKAHQYNKENNPENFIIYNQVEPDDSKYSNVNHEVARYISNEPTIDEYSERTDNKLLDFFIIDILNKLYLPSLNKRINHKIVTDDIQNDESKIREKLRKKEIVKYPFNVNGYFLSIENDLFSNYQRIINTINQYKNSTFDLQNFESRLDNIINSSKPLISNDKFLNIYKEFYLSLSKFSNLFYTNRQSYIDDGMSPNQVESFLNDLYRIHLLLDKYSFNEDIEPLSKTNITELTNAFHLFEEIKSTQIKDEIVSKQVNDLSSWSIAKTLSETLDNLKFE; from the coding sequence TTGAATTTTGAAAATTATAAATATTTTACAGGAAAAGATTTAATGAAAGAATGTAACTTAAGTGAAAAAATGTTTAAGAATAGTATGGATAAGCTCGAACGAGTTTATAAGTTAGATATCACTAGATACAAATCCAATCCATCAGCAACCAATAGCGGTTACAGTTTTAACTTATTTGAATTAGAATTATTTAAAATTTTGCTAAATAATATTGAGGACTTTCCTGTTCCAACATCTGCTAAAAAATTTGATGACATAGATTTAAGAGAGGAAGCATTAAAGAAAAATAATAGTCAATTTATTAGCTATATTACTAATATCAGCGATTCAATTGATAATATTAAAAATGATGCATTAAAAGCGCAAATTTATGCATCTGAAAACTATTCTTTTACTTTAGAATGGCTTAGTGCTCAGTCAAAGTGTAATGATGCATTGTCTTCATTTTTTAATTATACAAATTCTCTAGATTTAGATAAGAGTTCAAAATTATATAGAAAATTAGCACATAGAATTGACGAGTTACTGTTTGAAACATTAATGGAAGATAATATGACATTTGATAATGACTTCAATTTCAAGCAATTATATAAAGCTCATCAATATAATAAAGAAAACAATCCCGAAAATTTTATTATATACAACCAAGTAGAACCTGATGATTCCAAGTATTCAAATGTAAATCATGAAGTAGCTAGATATATATCAAATGAGCCAACTATAGATGAGTATAGTGAACGTACTGATAACAAATTATTAGATTTTTTCATTATTGATATATTAAACAAACTCTACCTTCCAAGTTTGAATAAAAGAATCAATCATAAAATTGTGACTGATGATATACAAAATGATGAATCGAAAATCCGTGAAAAATTAAGAAAAAAAGAAATTGTAAAATACCCATTCAACGTTAATGGATACTTTCTCAGTATTGAAAACGACTTATTTTCTAACTATCAAAGAATTATTAATACTATAAATCAATATAAAAACAGTACTTTTGATTTACAAAATTTTGAATCACGTCTAGACAATATAATAAATAGCTCCAAGCCATTAATATCAAACGATAAGTTTCTCAATATTTATAAAGAATTTTATTTGTCATTATCTAAATTTTCTAACCTATTTTATACTAATCGCCAATCTTATATTGATGATGGTATGAGTCCAAATCAAGTAGAGAGCTTCTTAAATGACTTGTATCGAATTCATCTTTTATTAGATAAATATTCATTTAATGAAGATATTGAGCCACTTTCAAAAACAAACATTACCGAATTAACGAACGCTTTCCACTTATTTGAAGAAATAAAATCTACTCAAATTAAAGACGAAATCGTCAGTAAACAAGTCAATGATTTATCTAGTTGGTCTATCGCAAAAACTCTAAGTGAAACCTTAGACAATTTAAAATTTGAATAG
- the ccrB gene encoding cassette chromosome recombinase CcrB: MQQLKQKRVGIYVRVSTEMQSAEGYSIDGQINQIKEYCNFHHFEVKDIYADRGISGKSMNRPALQRMLHDANKGHIDCVMVYKTNRLARNTSDLLKIVEDLHKQNVEFFSLSERMEVNTSSGKLMLQILASFSEFERNTILENIYTGQHQRALEGYYQGNLPLGYNNIPDNKKDLMINQHEANIVKYIFESYAKGHGYRKIANALNHKGYVTKKGNPFSISAVTYILSNPFYIGKIQFAKYKDWNDKRRKGLNDKPVIAEGKHAPIIGKDLWDKVQARKKQVSEKPQVHGKGTNILTGLISCPQCSASMSASTTVNTLKDGTKKRIRYYSCSNFRNKGSKVCSANSVRADVIEKYVMDQILEIVKSDKVIKQVVERVNQEHQIDMAALNHDIAYKQQQYDEVQIKLDNLIKTLEDNPDLTSVLKNTIHQYEKQLNDITTQINQLKQQQNQEKPSYDTKQIAALLQQIFQNVESMDKVQLKALYLTVIDRIDIRKDGNHKKQFYVTLKLNNEIIKQLFNDTPLDEVLLSTSSLFLPQTLFLQI, encoded by the coding sequence ATGCAACAACTCAAACAAAAACGTGTCGGTATCTATGTCCGCGTATCAACAGAAATGCAAAGTGCAGAGGGTTATAGTATCGACGGTCAAATCAATCAAATCAAAGAATATTGTAACTTCCATCATTTCGAAGTCAAAGATATATACGCTGATCGTGGTATTTCAGGAAAGTCTATGAACCGCCCTGCACTTCAACGTATGTTACATGATGCGAATAAAGGTCATATTGATTGTGTTATGGTGTATAAAACAAATCGACTCGCACGTAATACATCAGACTTACTCAAAATTGTCGAAGATTTGCATAAACAAAATGTCGAATTTTTCAGTTTGTCTGAGCGTATGGAAGTCAACACTTCTTCTGGTAAACTCATGTTACAAATACTTGCAAGTTTTTCCGAATTTGAAAGAAATACCATTTTAGAGAATATTTACACCGGACAACATCAAAGAGCCTTAGAAGGCTATTACCAAGGTAATCTTCCTTTAGGATATAATAACATACCAGATAATAAAAAAGATTTGATGATTAATCAGCATGAAGCTAATATTGTGAAATATATTTTTGAATCTTACGCCAAAGGTCATGGTTATCGTAAAATTGCCAACGCACTCAATCATAAAGGTTATGTCACTAAGAAAGGTAATCCATTTAGTATTTCAGCTGTTACTTATATTCTCTCAAACCCATTCTATATTGGTAAAATTCAATTCGCTAAATACAAAGATTGGAATGATAAACGTCGTAAAGGCTTGAATGATAAGCCAGTAATCGCTGAAGGTAAGCACGCCCCTATTATTGGCAAAGACTTATGGGATAAAGTCCAAGCACGTAAAAAACAAGTAAGTGAAAAACCACAAGTTCATGGTAAAGGAACCAATATTTTAACTGGATTAATTTCGTGTCCCCAATGTTCTGCTTCAATGTCTGCGAGCACAACAGTTAATACACTTAAAGATGGTACTAAAAAACGCATTCGCTACTATTCGTGTAGTAACTTTCGTAATAAAGGGTCAAAAGTATGTTCTGCGAATAGTGTCAGAGCCGATGTAATTGAAAAATATGTTATGGATCAAATACTCGAAATTGTTAAAAGCGACAAGGTTATCAAGCAAGTCGTTGAGCGTGTCAATCAAGAACATCAAATTGATATGGCTGCACTCAATCATGATATCGCATATAAGCAACAACAATATGATGAGGTCCAAATCAAATTAGATAACTTGATAAAAACGCTTGAAGATAATCCAGACTTAACATCTGTGCTTAAAAATACGATTCATCAGTATGAAAAACAACTCAATGACATCACAACTCAAATCAATCAACTTAAGCAACAACAAAATCAAGAGAAACCATCTTATGATACGAAACAAATCGCTGCCCTATTACAACAAATATTTCAAAACGTAGAATCAATGGATAAAGTACAACTCAAAGCATTATACCTTACGGTCATTGATCGTATCGATATTCGTAAAGACGGTAATCATAAAAAACAGTTCTACGTTACACTCAAACTCAATAATGAAATTATTAAACAACTTTTCAATGATACCCCACTCGACGAAGTGCTCCTCAGCACTTCGTCTTTATTTTTGCCTCAAACACTCTTTCTTCAAATCTAA
- the ccrA gene encoding cassette chromosome recombinase CcrA, which produces MKQAMGYLRQSTTKQQSLAAQKQTIKVLAEKHNIQHITFYSDKQSGRTDKRNGYQQITELIQQGQCDVLCCYRLNRLHRNLKNALKLMKLCQTYHVHILSVRDGYFDMNKAFDRLKLNIFISLAELESDNIGEQVKNGLREKAKQGKLITTHAPFGYHYHNGTFTIDTVKSPTVKAVFNYYLQGYGYKKIAQYLEADNKFINRKPYQVRNIILNPNYCGRVINQYGQYENMFPAIVSTTIYEEAQVTRTQKQVKRKPSENQLKQKIKCPYCHSTLTNMTVRKPDHSLRYYVCPQNMNNARFVCEFKGINAQELETSVLATCQDFFQNQQLYSKINHTIQQRLKKQKDIEAKNTLTQEQLIEKLAQGKIDAESFRKQTQSSRQHSKPILSINAYQIQKAFQNIIQQRFTLNMLYPYIDEIHINKNKTLTGIYFKNEPLNIVNQTTQSTIA; this is translated from the coding sequence ATGAAACAAGCAATGGGTTACTTACGACAGAGCACTACAAAGCAACAATCCTTAGCAGCACAAAAACAAACCATCAAGGTATTAGCCGAAAAACATAATATTCAACACATTACCTTTTATAGCGATAAACAATCAGGACGTACTGATAAGCGGAATGGTTATCAACAAATTACTGAACTGATTCAACAGGGACAATGTGACGTATTATGTTGCTATCGTCTGAATAGACTTCATCGTAACCTAAAAAATGCATTAAAACTCATGAAATTGTGTCAAACGTATCATGTTCATATCTTAAGTGTTCGTGATGGCTACTTCGACATGAATAAAGCTTTCGATCGGTTGAAGCTCAATATTTTCATCAGTTTGGCTGAACTCGAATCAGATAATATTGGTGAACAAGTCAAAAATGGCCTTCGAGAAAAAGCAAAACAAGGTAAACTGATTACGACTCATGCACCCTTTGGTTATCACTATCATAACGGTACTTTCACGATAGACACAGTAAAATCACCAACAGTAAAAGCTGTGTTCAATTATTACCTTCAAGGTTATGGTTATAAAAAAATTGCGCAATACTTAGAAGCTGATAATAAATTCATTAATCGCAAGCCCTATCAAGTGCGTAATATTATCCTTAACCCTAATTACTGTGGCCGTGTTATCAATCAATACGGACAATATGAAAACATGTTCCCAGCTATTGTCAGTACAACGATATACGAAGAAGCTCAAGTTACCCGAACTCAGAAACAAGTAAAACGTAAGCCGTCAGAAAATCAACTCAAACAAAAAATCAAATGTCCCTATTGTCATTCGACACTCACAAACATGACTGTCCGAAAACCAGATCATTCATTGCGTTACTATGTCTGTCCGCAAAATATGAATAACGCTCGCTTTGTTTGTGAATTTAAAGGAATCAACGCACAAGAATTAGAAACAAGTGTTTTAGCGACTTGTCAGGACTTCTTTCAAAATCAACAGCTCTATTCAAAAATCAACCATACAATTCAACAACGACTCAAAAAACAAAAAGACATAGAAGCTAAAAATACACTCACGCAAGAACAACTGATAGAAAAATTAGCACAAGGTAAAATTGATGCAGAATCTTTCAGAAAACAAACACAATCATCGCGACAACATTCAAAACCTATATTATCAATCAATGCGTATCAAATTCAAAAGGCTTTTCAAAATATCATTCAACAACGTTTCACGTTAAACATGTTGTACCCTTACATTGATGAAATTCATATTAACAAAAATAAAACACTTACGGGTATCTATTTCAAAAATGAACCCTTAAACATCGTCAATCAAACGACGCAATCAACGATTGCTTAA
- a CDS encoding PD-(D/E)XK nuclease family protein, whose amino-acid sequence MDNDEKLLVEFLKDVDILNEIEANVDNFNVFEILGTINTEIRHSNMLAWLFNPNEVHGLNDLFIKKFIEIYLNKSSVEMDDSFVLKMLLKDFDDVIVRREWNHIDILLISEVNKVIFAIENKIWSKESKGQLNRYQHVLESEFFDYEKNYIFLTPEAEDSSDIDTWISMSYIDVITCLENIVSMKKEIINPKVTSFINQYIDILRRYIVKDENLEKLCTEIYFKHKRALDLIFEYKPDIHSDISNKLQSIVKETESLILDDSSKSLVRFTSQKLDEKMGRNNYESKWTSSNRYLLFEVRNNNNRKSLHLVIGPSDEETRKNLHEKALAHPNVFKKVKKKLSPVYNNIYTKELYSSNKQFEYEDIITEVEKNFEQFLTHELHKIEEILLNEEISYNTK is encoded by the coding sequence GTGGATAATGATGAAAAATTATTAGTTGAGTTTTTAAAAGATGTAGATATATTAAATGAAATTGAAGCAAATGTAGATAATTTTAATGTGTTTGAAATATTAGGCACAATCAATACAGAAATTAGACATAGTAATATGCTTGCTTGGTTGTTCAATCCAAATGAGGTACATGGCTTGAACGATTTATTCATTAAAAAATTTATTGAAATTTATTTGAATAAATCATCAGTAGAAATGGATGATAGTTTTGTTCTGAAAATGTTATTGAAAGATTTTGATGATGTTATAGTGCGTAGAGAATGGAATCATATCGACATATTGCTTATCTCAGAAGTGAATAAAGTTATTTTTGCTATTGAAAATAAAATTTGGAGCAAAGAGAGTAAAGGACAGTTGAATAGGTATCAACATGTATTAGAGTCAGAGTTTTTCGATTATGAAAAAAATTATATCTTTTTAACACCAGAGGCAGAGGATTCAAGTGATATAGATACTTGGATAAGCATGTCTTATATAGACGTTATTACTTGTTTAGAAAATATCGTATCCATGAAAAAAGAGATTATAAATCCAAAAGTAACAAGTTTTATTAACCAATATATAGATATATTAAGGAGGTATATAGTGAAAGATGAAAATTTAGAAAAATTATGTACTGAAATTTATTTCAAGCATAAACGGGCATTAGATTTAATATTTGAATATAAACCTGATATACATAGTGATATTTCTAACAAGCTTCAAAGTATAGTAAAAGAAACAGAGTCTTTAATTCTAGATGACAGTAGCAAAAGTTTAGTTCGATTTACTTCTCAAAAATTAGATGAAAAAATGGGGAGAAATAACTATGAATCGAAATGGACTTCATCCAATAGATATTTATTATTTGAAGTTAGAAATAATAATAATCGTAAAAGTCTACATTTAGTGATTGGCCCTAGCGATGAAGAAACTCGAAAAAATTTACATGAAAAAGCATTAGCACATCCAAATGTATTTAAAAAGGTTAAAAAAAAGTTGTCTCCAGTTTATAATAACATTTATACAAAAGAACTTTATTCTAGTAATAAGCAGTTTGAATACGAAGATATTATAACTGAAGTGGAGAAAAATTTCGAGCAATTTTTGACTCATGAATTACATAAAATAGAAGAGATTTTATTGAATGAGGAAATAAGCTACAATACAAAATAA
- the cch1 gene encoding cassette chromosome replicative helicase, whose translation MSNNIFKQYPYWLDSTGWYELIRAKNKNDEDKIIRLSSPIIIENKFLDPTTGVEKLTITDGKNIERIETSDILTTQKLPRLVMFGFSINEKYIKSLGNALQLMRQSLPISTLYTGVGVLSTDEGTVISLDEPYLSKDIKQSQADEIICETKYDLQPKGTFEGWWQMYLDEVKGNLLLELAVIFGVSSLVTAFLKTKHEVEYFGTIFSFMGNSSTGKSTAAALAVSIAGNPSKGDQTLFRGWNGTRNAIEGYLSNNFGVPIALDELSAATFKDTNGLLYSLAEGQGRLRANREGNVKNPHHFGSSVISTAEHTIFKDASANDGLRARCIEISDVFTTSADNADAIKKGTSKNYGHVMPLVAEYLLNRESEVIKWFHKEHDWFKAQLNNETNNVGIRMFKRYATITTSARILERVIATPIDLVAVREYLVSYHVDSVSERSLAAKAIDSVVQFVARNRSKFAESKKLSIMTENYGLIELKDDHIQVKMLKDVFKHMLEENQYQDVKNVIDSLRAEGYIQMDSDRIAIKRNVKDTQGKTKTILFYHLVLPSEFAPVLGLSSDSEPYTPPQFDNNTTNKGLLNKFVKDGREWEEKGDLEL comes from the coding sequence ATGAGTAACAACATATTCAAGCAATATCCATACTGGTTAGATTCAACTGGATGGTATGAACTTATTCGAGCAAAAAACAAAAATGACGAAGATAAGATAATTCGTTTATCTAGTCCAATCATCATAGAAAACAAATTTCTCGACCCTACTACAGGGGTTGAGAAATTGACTATCACGGATGGCAAAAATATTGAACGTATTGAAACGTCAGATATTCTAACGACACAAAAGTTACCTAGACTGGTTATGTTTGGGTTCAGCATCAATGAAAAGTACATTAAATCGCTAGGTAATGCACTACAATTAATGCGTCAATCACTGCCCATTTCTACATTGTATACAGGTGTAGGTGTCTTAAGTACTGATGAAGGTACTGTCATTTCATTAGATGAACCATATCTTTCAAAAGACATCAAGCAGTCTCAGGCTGATGAAATCATTTGTGAAACAAAGTATGACTTACAACCTAAAGGTACATTTGAAGGCTGGTGGCAAATGTATCTTGATGAAGTAAAAGGAAACTTGTTACTGGAGCTTGCTGTGATATTTGGTGTTTCTTCATTAGTGACTGCGTTCTTAAAAACAAAGCATGAAGTCGAATATTTTGGCACGATATTTTCATTTATGGGGAACTCTAGTACGGGTAAATCGACTGCAGCGGCATTAGCAGTTTCAATAGCAGGTAATCCATCTAAAGGTGACCAAACATTATTCAGAGGTTGGAACGGCACCCGTAATGCAATTGAAGGATACTTAAGTAATAACTTTGGTGTTCCTATTGCCTTAGATGAATTATCAGCAGCTACCTTTAAAGATACAAATGGTCTACTTTATTCCCTAGCAGAGGGGCAAGGTCGTCTACGTGCTAATCGAGAAGGAAATGTAAAAAATCCTCACCACTTTGGATCTAGTGTGATTAGTACAGCAGAACACACAATATTCAAAGATGCTAGTGCAAATGATGGTCTGAGAGCAAGATGCATAGAAATTTCTGATGTCTTTACAACAAGCGCTGACAATGCAGACGCCATTAAAAAAGGAACATCAAAAAACTATGGACACGTAATGCCGTTAGTAGCTGAATACCTTCTAAATCGTGAATCTGAAGTAATCAAGTGGTTTCATAAAGAACACGATTGGTTCAAAGCACAGCTTAACAATGAAACAAACAATGTAGGTATACGTATGTTCAAGCGCTATGCCACCATTACGACTTCAGCACGAATATTAGAACGTGTAATCGCAACCCCTATCGATTTGGTCGCAGTTAGAGAGTACCTAGTTAGTTATCATGTAGATTCCGTAAGTGAACGCAGTTTGGCGGCCAAAGCGATTGATAGTGTGGTTCAGTTCGTGGCACGCAATCGAAGTAAGTTTGCGGAAAGTAAAAAACTCTCCATAATGACTGAAAATTATGGCCTTATTGAGCTGAAAGACGATCACATTCAAGTCAAGATGCTTAAAGATGTTTTTAAACATATGTTAGAAGAAAACCAATACCAAGATGTAAAAAATGTAATAGATAGTTTAAGAGCAGAAGGATATATCCAGATGGATTCCGATCGGATAGCTATCAAACGTAATGTCAAAGATACTCAAGGCAAAACAAAAACGATCTTGTTCTACCATCTTGTATTGCCTAGTGAGTTTGCACCTGTTCTCGGTTTAAGCTCAGATTCTGAACCATACACACCACCGCAATTTGATAATAATACAACAAATAAGGGATTACTCAACAAATTTGTTAAAGACGGTAGAGAATGGGAAGAAAAGGGCGATTTAGAACTCTAA